From Rutidosis leptorrhynchoides isolate AG116_Rl617_1_P2 chromosome 3, CSIRO_AGI_Rlap_v1, whole genome shotgun sequence, a single genomic window includes:
- the LOC139896754 gene encoding uncharacterized protein At4g19900, protein MLRKLRSRRRPRYGTYVCTLIAAVLLLLSVSILYIRLNSDRHSHHHRSDDLTFNPLFEDSDPDDRHSSDDRIDEIDDAVHEDPDSRVHDEEIEDGIDQTRVSKYYFDHVHGVIRRAFDKRSIDQWEDYTSFDPNFDSSNSLNVNLGFSSDDVVLDDNVRRKLVQVKGIEDALLLTVGVRVSPLREGWGNWFDKKSDFLRRDRMFKSNLELLNPLNHPFLQDPDGAGVTGLTKGDKIIQKRIINEFKKVPFSVKKPSSVSPDNVVLKSEVSKGMNVDVDSEIKIAERRTLNDDNAKFEISVQIYADGKRWGYFPGVYPRLSFSNFMDAFFRKGKCSMRVFMVWNSPTWMFSVRHQRGLESLLFHHPDACVVVFSETIELNFFDSFVKDGFKVAVAMPNLDELLKDTPTHEFASVWFEWRKTKFYPTHYSELIRLAALYKYGGMYLDTDVKVLRPLDSLSNMVGLEDESSASQLNGAVMAFRKHSPFIMECLKEFYTSYDDTSLRWNGADLLSRVGKKFLREENGLKNQIELKLQPFFAFFPISRNNITRYFTSPATEAERFDQDELLQKILDDSLAFHFWNSLTSALLPEPESLVARLIDHNCIRCSDII, encoded by the exons ATGTTGAGAAAACTCCGGTCACGGCGTCGTCCCCGCTACGGCACCTACGTTTGCACCTTAATCGCTGCCGTCCTTCTCCTTCTATCCGTCTCAATACTCTACATCCGTCTCAATTCCGACCGTCACTCCCACCACCACCGATCCGACGACCTCACCTTCAATCCTCTCTTCGAAGATTCCGATCCCGACGACCGGCACTCCTCGGACGACCGGATCGACGAGATAGACGACGCCGTTCATGAAGATCCAGACTCCAGGGTTCACGATGAAGAAATTGAAGACGGAATTGATCAAACTAGGGTTTCTAAATACTATTTCGATCACGTGCACGGCGTGATTCGACGCGCTTTTGATAAACGATCGATTGATCAGTGGGAGGATTACACCAGTTTTGATCCTAATTTCGATAGTAGTAATTCACTGAATGTTAATTTGGGGTTTAGCTCAGACGACGTCGTTTTGGATGACAATGTACGTAGAAAATTGGTTCAAGTAAAAGGAATTGAAGATGCACTTTTATTAACAGTTGGAGTTAGGGTTTCACCGTTAAGAGAAGGTTGGGGAAATTGGTTTGATAAAAAGAGTGATTTCTTAAGGCGTGATCGAATGTTTAAATCGAATCTCGAGCTATTAAATCCGTTGAATCATCCATTTTTACAGGATCCTGATGGTGCTGGAGTCACAGGGCTTACAAAAGGGGATAAAATTATTCAAAAACGGATAATTAATGAATTTAAAAAAGTACCTTTTAGTGTTAAAAAGCCTTCTAGCGTCTCACCGGATAATGTGGTATTGAAATCTGAAGTTTCGAAAGGTATGAATGTTGATGTAGATAGTGAAATAAAGATAGCAGAACGAAGAACGTTGAATGATGATAATGCGAAATTTGAAATTTCTGTTCAGATTTATGCTGATGGGAAGAGATGGGGTTACTTTCCTGGTGTATATCCTCGTTTATCTTTTTCGAATTTTATGGATGCGTTTTTTAGGAAAGGGAAATGTTCGATGAGAGTATTTATGGTGTGGAATTCTCCAACTTGGATGTTTAGTGTTCGACATCAGCGTGGGCTTGAAAGCTTGCTATTTCATCATCCAGATGCGTGTGTTGTTGTGTTTTCTGAAACCATTGAGCTTAATTTCTTCGATAGTTTTGTTAAAGATGG TTTTAAGGTTGCTGTTGCCATGCCAAATCTGGATGAGTTACTGAAAGATACACCAACACATGAATTTGCATCTGTTTGGTTTGAGTGGAGAAAGACAAAGTTTTATCCTACTCATTATAGTGAGCTTATTCGCCTTGCTGCTCTTTACAA ATATGGTGGGATGTATCTCGATACTGATGTTAAAGTACTTCGACCGCTTGATTCTCTATCTAATATGGTGGGCCTAGAGGATGAATCATCTGCAAGTCAATTAAATGGAGCTGTAATGGCTTTTAGAAAGCATAG TCCGTTCATAATGGAGTGTTTGAAGGAGTTTTACACGAGTTATGATGATACGAGCTTAAGGTGGAATGGAGCGGATCTTTTGTCTAGAGTAGGAAAGAAGTTTTTGCGTGAAGAAAACGGGTTAAAGAATCAGATTGAGCTGAAACTGCAGCCATTTTTTGCTTTTTTCCCTATAAGTCGTAACAATATCACAAG ATATTTTACCTCACCAGCAACAGAAGCCGAAAGGTTTGATCAAGATGAACTACTACAAAAGATTCTTGATGATTCGTTAGCATTTCATTTCTGGAACAGTTTAACATCTGCTTTATTGCCGGAGCCTGAGAGTTTAGTAGCCAGACTTATTGACCATAACTGTATCCGCTGTTCTGATATAATATAA